The following are from one region of the Actinoplanes sp. L3-i22 genome:
- a CDS encoding NAD(P)/FAD-dependent oxidoreductase, translating into MRTAVVVGAGMAGLAAAGALSRTGWRVTLLERAERIAAPPTAVVLWPNGRRALDSLDPDGGWSACASPLPDGGVRRPDGQWLIPPRQRAGATGPVPAVAHLEDLYDALVAGLGDTEIRTGFDVTTVRTGRRERPAVGDGHTLIEADLLIAADGIDSRVRAAVAPEAAAVGSGFAAWQAVIPAYRVPKLSAGQALGGETLGAGYRFVAIPLGAHAAGKGGIYWVATAAGAPRPEPAATQLALLQRWFAGWHEPVGELLSLTRPEELVPQGVRELRPLPRTYAFPSGPGGVLLIGDAAHAMPHHLGQGACLAFEDAATLQSLVGGAAPGADLARALEQYTRLRQPRTTTVVRQNRRMSAVVQARGRLALRARDAALNHMRPRLLGRTLDPVSDWSPPE; encoded by the coding sequence ATGCGTACGGCCGTGGTGGTGGGCGCCGGAATGGCCGGTCTGGCCGCGGCCGGCGCGCTGTCCCGCACCGGATGGCGGGTCACGCTCCTGGAGCGTGCCGAACGGATCGCCGCCCCACCCACCGCCGTGGTCCTCTGGCCCAACGGCCGCCGCGCCCTGGACTCGCTCGACCCGGACGGCGGCTGGTCGGCGTGCGCGTCCCCGCTGCCCGACGGCGGGGTGCGCCGCCCGGACGGCCAGTGGCTGATCCCGCCGCGCCAGCGGGCCGGCGCGACCGGCCCGGTCCCGGCCGTCGCGCACCTGGAAGACCTCTACGACGCGCTGGTCGCGGGCCTCGGCGACACCGAGATCCGGACCGGCTTCGACGTGACCACGGTCCGCACCGGCCGCCGGGAACGCCCCGCGGTCGGCGACGGGCACACCCTGATCGAGGCGGACCTGCTGATCGCCGCGGACGGCATCGACAGCCGGGTCCGGGCGGCGGTGGCTCCGGAGGCCGCCGCGGTCGGCTCCGGCTTCGCGGCGTGGCAGGCGGTGATCCCGGCGTACCGGGTCCCGAAGCTCTCCGCGGGGCAGGCGCTCGGCGGCGAGACGCTCGGCGCCGGATACCGGTTCGTCGCCATCCCGCTCGGCGCGCACGCGGCCGGCAAGGGCGGCATCTACTGGGTGGCGACCGCGGCCGGCGCCCCGCGCCCGGAGCCGGCGGCCACCCAGCTGGCGTTGCTGCAGCGCTGGTTCGCCGGCTGGCACGAGCCGGTCGGTGAGCTGCTCTCGCTGACCCGGCCCGAGGAGCTGGTGCCGCAGGGCGTGCGGGAGTTGCGGCCGCTGCCGCGGACCTACGCGTTCCCGTCCGGCCCCGGCGGCGTGCTGCTGATCGGCGACGCCGCGCACGCCATGCCGCACCACCTCGGGCAGGGCGCGTGCCTGGCCTTCGAGGACGCGGCGACGCTGCAGTCGCTGGTCGGCGGGGCCGCGCCCGGCGCCGATCTGGCCCGGGCGCTGGAGCAGTACACCCGGTTGCGCCAGCCGCGGACCACCACGGTGGTGCGGCAGAACCGGCGGATGTCGGCGGTGGTCCAGGCTCGGGGGCGGCTCGCGCTCCGGGCCCGGGACGCGGCGCTGAACCACATGCGGCCGCGGCTCCTCGGCCGGACGCTGGACCCGGTGTCGGACTGGTCGCCGCCGGAATAG
- a CDS encoding GNAT family N-acetyltransferase — MARADSDHFDRLEQFYDALPRPWARVEEIGSLVLFVREGEGWPYYARPRRGAPTPSAADLTACRARQRELGLPETFEWVHETTPDLLAVARSAGLDVLLAPLLGLDPQALVPDLPVPGAAIRVLDPADPGLHADLAASRAVARLGFAAPAHRSPVEMTEKSLVVSGAGPSERDAAADLVLSDEAVGGLRAMLAGGDYETAVAESPEEGILATGTSQRAGDVAEIAGVATLPSARGRGYASQLTATLARNLISRGVELIFLSAGDDDVARLYTKVGFRRVGTACIAEPAAVPL, encoded by the coding sequence ATGGCACGAGCGGATTCCGACCACTTCGACCGGCTCGAACAGTTCTACGACGCTTTGCCCCGGCCCTGGGCCCGGGTCGAGGAGATCGGCTCCCTGGTGCTCTTCGTCCGCGAGGGCGAGGGTTGGCCCTATTACGCACGCCCCCGGCGGGGCGCCCCCACGCCCTCCGCGGCCGACCTCACCGCCTGCCGGGCCAGGCAGCGTGAGCTGGGTCTTCCGGAGACGTTCGAGTGGGTCCACGAGACCACGCCGGACCTGCTCGCGGTGGCCCGCTCGGCCGGCCTCGACGTGCTGCTCGCGCCGCTGCTCGGCCTCGACCCGCAGGCCCTGGTGCCGGACCTGCCGGTGCCCGGCGCCGCGATCCGGGTGCTCGACCCGGCCGACCCCGGCCTGCACGCCGACCTGGCCGCGTCCCGGGCCGTGGCCCGCCTCGGATTCGCCGCGCCGGCCCATCGATCACCGGTCGAGATGACCGAGAAATCCCTGGTCGTCTCGGGTGCCGGACCGTCCGAACGGGACGCCGCGGCGGACCTCGTACTCAGCGACGAGGCGGTCGGCGGGCTCCGCGCGATGCTGGCCGGCGGGGACTACGAGACCGCGGTCGCCGAGTCGCCGGAGGAGGGCATCCTGGCCACCGGCACCAGCCAGCGGGCCGGCGACGTGGCCGAGATCGCCGGGGTGGCCACGCTGCCGTCGGCGCGCGGCCGCGGCTACGCGTCGCAGCTCACCGCGACCCTGGCCCGCAACCTGATCAGCCGCGGTGTCGAGTTGATCTTCCTGTCCGCGGGCGACGACGACGTGGCGCGGCTCTACACCAAGGTGGGTTTCCGCCGGGTGGGCACGGCGTGCATCGCGGAGCCGGCGGCCGTGCCGCTCTGA